In the genome of Caldisphaera lagunensis DSM 15908, the window TATCCACCTTCTTTATCTTTTACCAAAAGGTTTCTGAATTTTGGATTATCAAAAGTACACCTCATCATAACTTCATGATTACCTCTTCTACTTCCACATGAGTTTAACTCGCTTTGTTTAACCCCTAATGATATTAAATATTGGCCAGCTTTTGAGTTTGGATTAATGTTTCCCGCTGGACTTATATGATCTGTTGTAGTCCTATCTGGTGCATATACCAAAACTCTTGCATTTTTAATATCATTTATTTTTTCTGGCAATTCTTTCAATCCTTCAAAGAATGGTGGTTTCTTTATGTAAGTGCTTTTTTCATCCCACTCAAATGTATCACTTTCTTTTACCTCGAGCTTATTCCATGCATCTGTTCCTTCAAATATGTCCTTATACTTTTCTTGATATACCTTTGGATCTAAGGCAACTTCTACAGCTTTTCTTAATTCTTCACTGCTAGGCCATATATCCTTTAGATATACAGGTTCTCCATTGGGATCATATCCAATAGGTTCGCTATTAAAATCTATATCAATTCTACCAGCTAATGCGTATGCAACAACTAATGGTGGGCTTGCTAAGAATGCTCCAGCTGCTAATGGATGAACTCTACCTGAGAAATTCCTATTACCACTTAGGACTGCCGCTGCATAAAGTCCCTCTTTCTTTAATACATCCTCAATTTCTTTTCTTAAGGGACCTGTATTACCTATACATACGGTACATCCATAACCTGTTATGTGGAAGCCTAATGCCTCTAAGTAAGGTAAAAGGTTTAATTTAGTTAAATATTCTGTAACAACCCTGCTTCCTGGAGCATTGCTTGTCTTTACCCATGGTTTTACCTTAAGTCCCCTTTCAACAGCTTTTTTGGCTAATAATCCGGCAGCTATCATTACATTTGGATTGCTTGTATTTGTACAGCTTGTTATTGCTGCAATAATTAAACTTCCATCTTTTAGTTCAACTAGATCATTTCCTAGTTTTATTGTAACAGATTTTCTCTCTCTTTTCTTTTCACTCAAATATTTATCTATTAAATTGTTTAAGGTATTTTTAGCATCCTTTAAAGGAATCCTATCTTCTGGATTAGCTGGGCCTGCTATTGCGGGTTCTACTTCTCCCAAATCTATTACCATCGTATCACTATATTTAGGCTCAGAAGTTTCATCATACCATAATCCTAAGATCTTTGCAGCTTCTGCAACTAATTGAACATGCTTTGGATCTCTTCCGGAACCTAATAGATATTGAATTGTTGCATCATCAATTGGGAAGAATCCCATAGTAGCTCCATATTCTGGTGCCATATTTGCTAGCGTTGCTCTATCTGGAACACTTAATTTTTTAATTCCTTCACCATAAAATTCTACGAATTTTCCGACAACACCCTTCTTTCTAAGCTTTTCTGTTATATACAAAACAAGGTCTGTAGTTGTAACGCCTTCCTTTAATTCTCCAACAAGTTTTACTCCAATAACTTCAGGTATGAGCATGTAATATGGTTGTCCTAATATTACTGCCTCAGCTTCAATTCCTCCAACCCCCCAACCAAGAACTCCTAAACCATTAATCATTGTTGTATGGCTATCAGTTCCTAAAACACTATCAGGATATGCCATTAGACCCTTTTTATTTTGTCCTATCCATATAACTTTTGCTAAATATTCCAAATTTACTTGATGTATTATACCCTTTCCAGGGGGAACAACTCTAAAGTTCTGAAACGATTTTTGAGCCCATTTTAATAACATATATCTTTCAGAATTCCTTTCAAACTCCCTTTCCATATTTTTCTGTAATGCCAAAGATGTTCCATAATAATCTACTTGAACACTATGATCTATTATTAAATCAACAGGTATTTGTGGATTTACTGATTTTGGATCCTTCCCCATTTCTTTGAATGCATCCCTCATTGTAGCTAAATCTACAACTGCTGGTACTCCTGTAAAATCCTGCATTACAACTCTAGCAGGATGCAATGGTATTTCTACCTTTCCAGCATTAATCCTCCAATTTAATATATTTTCTATGTCTTCATCCCTTACCACATATCCATCATAATTTCTTATTAGGTTTTCAATAAGTATTCTCATAGAATAAGGAATCTCTTTTAATTTACCTAAACCTAATTTATCTAGATTGTTTAAATTAACGATAGAAGCCTTACCTTGATATGTATCTATTTGATCAAATAATTTATCAATGTTTTCTTTCAATACCAATGCGTACACCCAAATTAATAGTTTAATATTAAGTTATTAAAGATTTAATATTAAATTATTAAAACAAAGTAATAATTAGATAATAATTTTCTATATCAATAATAATTAATTTAAGGGTATAACTTCTTTAATTGTTAAACTTCTTTGTAAAAAATCATATAAAATCATTTAGGTATAAAGATTAATACTGGTGTTTAATTTATATTTTTGAATGTGCACTTAATAAATGGTGAAAAAATGAGTTCAGTTACTGAACTTCTATGGACAGAAAAATATAGGCCTAGAACACTAAAAGATATAATAAACCAACAAGATATAACAACAAGATTAATGAAATTCGTTCAAGAAAAAAATATGCCTCATTTATTATTTGCTGGTCCACCAGGAACTGGAAAAACAACTGCTGCTCATGCATTAGCTCATGATTTATATGGAGAATCATATCAACAATTTATGTTAGAATTAAATGCAAGCGATGAGAGGGGTATAGATACTATAAGAGAAAAGGTTAAGGAATTTGCAAGAAGCAAAACACCTCCAGAAATTCCATTTAAAATAGTTCTATTAGATGAAGCTGATAATATGACGAGTGATGCTCAACAGGCATTAAGAAGGCTTATGGAATTATACAGTGCATCAACAAGATTTATCTTAGCAGCAAATTATCCATCAAAAATAATAGATCCCATACAAAGTAGGTGTGCATTCTTTAGATTCACATCATTAAAGAAGGAAGATGTTATAGATAGGTTAAAATATATTGCTGATAAAGAAGGGGTTGATTATGAAGAAGATGCCTTAGATATAATATTTGAAATATCTGAAGGTGATATGAGAAAAGCAATAAATATTTTACAAGCATCAGCATATTTAGGGAAAGTCACATCAGAATTAGTATTTAAAGTAGTTGGTATGGCAAGACCAAAAGATATAACTGATATGATAGAAACAGCATTAAAAGGAAACTTCATTGAGGCTAGAGAAATTTTAAGGAAGGTTATGATTGAATATGGATTAAGCGGGGAGGATGTAGTTAAACAAATACATAGAGAAATTATGGGACCAGATATAAAAATAAATGATGAATTAAGGGTATTAATAGCAGATTATTTAGGAGAAATACATTTTAGAATATCAGAAGGAAGTGATGAAGATATTCAATTAAGCGCATTTTTAGCTTGGCTTTCAATGATGGGCAAAAAATTGGGTGCGTGATTTTGTCAAATGAAGTAAAAATACCATGGATTATAAAATATAGACCGAAAAGAGTCGATGATATAATAAATCAGGAAGAAGCTAAGAGCCAAATGCTAACATGGATTCATTCTTGGCTCGAGGGTAAAAGACCTGAAAAGAAAG includes:
- the acnA gene encoding aconitate hydratase AcnA, with the translated sequence MKENIDKLFDQIDTYQGKASIVNLNNLDKLGLGKLKEIPYSMRILIENLIRNYDGYVVRDEDIENILNWRINAGKVEIPLHPARVVMQDFTGVPAVVDLATMRDAFKEMGKDPKSVNPQIPVDLIIDHSVQVDYYGTSLALQKNMEREFERNSERYMLLKWAQKSFQNFRVVPPGKGIIHQVNLEYLAKVIWIGQNKKGLMAYPDSVLGTDSHTTMINGLGVLGWGVGGIEAEAVILGQPYYMLIPEVIGVKLVGELKEGVTTTDLVLYITEKLRKKGVVGKFVEFYGEGIKKLSVPDRATLANMAPEYGATMGFFPIDDATIQYLLGSGRDPKHVQLVAEAAKILGLWYDETSEPKYSDTMVIDLGEVEPAIAGPANPEDRIPLKDAKNTLNNLIDKYLSEKKRERKSVTIKLGNDLVELKDGSLIIAAITSCTNTSNPNVMIAAGLLAKKAVERGLKVKPWVKTSNAPGSRVVTEYLTKLNLLPYLEALGFHITGYGCTVCIGNTGPLRKEIEDVLKKEGLYAAAVLSGNRNFSGRVHPLAAGAFLASPPLVVAYALAGRIDIDFNSEPIGYDPNGEPVYLKDIWPSSEELRKAVEVALDPKVYQEKYKDIFEGTDAWNKLEVKESDTFEWDEKSTYIKKPPFFEGLKELPEKINDIKNARVLVYAPDRTTTDHISPAGNINPNSKAGQYLISLGVKQSELNSCGSRRGNHEVMMRCTFDNPKFRNLLVKDKEGGYTIYWPTKEVMHIFDASTKYKQEKIPVIVLGRNQYGMGSSRDWAAKGPYLLGIKAVIAKNYERIHRSNLVGMGILPLEFMPNEGPDELGLDGSEIYDIIGIDENLTPHKILNVKARKENGKVIEFKVKARLDTPIEVEYYKHGGILHYVLRKLYKETK
- a CDS encoding replication factor C small subunit → MSSVTELLWTEKYRPRTLKDIINQQDITTRLMKFVQEKNMPHLLFAGPPGTGKTTAAHALAHDLYGESYQQFMLELNASDERGIDTIREKVKEFARSKTPPEIPFKIVLLDEADNMTSDAQQALRRLMELYSASTRFILAANYPSKIIDPIQSRCAFFRFTSLKKEDVIDRLKYIADKEGVDYEEDALDIIFEISEGDMRKAINILQASAYLGKVTSELVFKVVGMARPKDITDMIETALKGNFIEAREILRKVMIEYGLSGEDVVKQIHREIMGPDIKINDELRVLIADYLGEIHFRISEGSDEDIQLSAFLAWLSMMGKKLGA